A region of Pseudomonas cavernicola DNA encodes the following proteins:
- a CDS encoding LysR family transcriptional regulator: protein MSTVLPDLKLLRIFVSVVRHQGFAAAQQELNLSTSAISTYMSQLEGQLGLSLCHRGRGGFSLTSKGELFFQETLRLLGEMEGFERYAAALKGELRGTLNLGVLDSTVSDPSLPLAEAIGAYSEEHPAVHLHLSVMSPYELQLGVLDNRLDLAIGAFSTRMNGLVYQPLYREQHWLYCSDRHSLFAERRIPAEVITQQRMVGRGYWSQAELARHGFKHSAATVESMEAQLILVLSGAYIGYLPEHYAQSWVEQGRLRPLLPTTFGYQAPFSLTLRRGRSREPLIQTFRDLLKAQLNQR from the coding sequence ATGTCTACCGTCCTACCCGACCTGAAACTGCTGCGGATCTTCGTCAGCGTGGTGCGCCATCAGGGCTTCGCGGCGGCGCAACAGGAGCTGAACCTGTCGACCTCGGCGATCAGTACCTATATGAGCCAGTTGGAAGGCCAGCTCGGTCTCAGCCTTTGTCATCGCGGCCGTGGCGGTTTCAGCCTGACCAGCAAGGGCGAGTTGTTCTTCCAGGAAACCTTGCGTCTGCTCGGTGAGATGGAAGGTTTCGAGCGCTATGCGGCGGCGCTTAAAGGTGAGCTGCGCGGCACCCTCAATCTGGGCGTGCTCGACTCGACGGTCAGCGACCCATCGCTGCCTTTGGCCGAGGCCATCGGCGCCTACAGTGAAGAACACCCCGCGGTGCACTTGCACCTATCGGTGATGAGCCCTTACGAGCTGCAGTTGGGGGTGTTGGACAATCGTCTGGACCTGGCCATCGGTGCCTTCTCGACGCGGATGAACGGTCTGGTTTATCAGCCGCTTTATCGTGAGCAACATTGGCTGTATTGCAGTGACCGCCACTCCTTATTTGCCGAGCGGCGAATTCCGGCGGAAGTCATCACCCAGCAGCGCATGGTCGGCCGCGGTTATTGGAGTCAGGCGGAGCTGGCGCGGCACGGCTTCAAGCACAGCGCGGCGACGGTGGAGAGTATGGAGGCGCAGTTGATCCTGGTGTTGTCCGGCGCTTACATCGGTTATCTGCCCGAGCATTACGCGCAGTCCTGGGTCGAACAAGGCCGTTTGCGTCCCTTGCTGCCGACGACTTTCGGCTATCAGGCACCTTTCTCGCTGACCTTGCGTCGCGGCCGTTCCCGCGAGCCGCTGATCCAGACCTTCCGCGATCTGCTCAAGGCCCAACTCAATCAGCGTTGA
- the speB gene encoding agmatinase has translation MDKILHQPLGGNEMPRFGGIATMMRLPHIQTPAELDALDAAFVGVPLDIGTSLRPGTRFGPREIRVESVMIRPYNMATGAAPFDSLNIADIGDVAINTFNLLDAVRIIEEAYDKILGHGILPLTLGGDHTITLPILRAIKKKHGKVGLVHIDAHADVNDHMFGEKIAHGTTFRRAVEEDLLDCDRVVQIGLRAQGYTAEDFNWSRKQGFRVVQAEECWHKSLAPLMAEVREKVGGGPVYLSFDIDGIDPAWAPGTGTPEIGGLTTIQAIEIIRGCQGLDLIGCDVVEVSPPYDTTGNTSLLGANLLYEMLCVLPGVQRR, from the coding sequence GTGGATAAGATCCTCCATCAGCCCCTGGGCGGTAACGAAATGCCCCGTTTCGGCGGCATCGCCACCATGATGCGCCTGCCACATATCCAGACTCCCGCCGAGCTCGACGCTCTGGACGCCGCCTTTGTCGGTGTGCCGCTGGACATCGGCACCTCGCTGCGCCCCGGCACCCGCTTCGGCCCCCGCGAAATCCGCGTCGAATCGGTGATGATCCGCCCGTACAACATGGCCACCGGCGCAGCACCGTTCGACTCGTTGAATATCGCCGATATCGGCGACGTGGCGATCAACACCTTCAACCTGCTGGACGCCGTACGCATCATCGAAGAAGCCTACGACAAGATTCTCGGTCACGGCATTCTGCCGCTGACCCTCGGTGGCGACCACACCATCACCCTGCCGATCCTGCGGGCCATCAAGAAGAAGCACGGCAAGGTCGGCCTGGTGCATATCGACGCCCACGCCGATGTAAACGACCACATGTTCGGCGAGAAAATCGCCCACGGCACCACCTTCCGCCGCGCGGTGGAGGAAGACCTGCTGGACTGCGACCGCGTCGTACAGATCGGCCTGCGTGCCCAGGGCTACACTGCCGAAGACTTCAACTGGAGCCGCAAACAGGGCTTTCGCGTAGTCCAGGCCGAAGAGTGCTGGCACAAGTCGCTGGCACCGCTGATGGCCGAAGTGCGCGAAAAAGTCGGCGGCGGCCCGGTCTACCTGAGCTTTGATATCGACGGTATCGACCCTGCCTGGGCACCCGGCACCGGCACCCCGGAAATCGGCGGCCTGACCACCATCCAGGCGATTGAAATCATCCGCGGCTGCCAGGGCCTGGACCTGATTGGTTGCGATGTGGTGGAAGTTTCCCCGCCCTACGACACCACCGGCAACACCTCGCTGCTCGGCGCCAACCTGCTGTACGAAATGCTCTGCGTGCTGCCGGGAGTGCAACGGCGATGA
- a CDS encoding YybH family protein gives MSTQQVLEAARQLVAAFVSNDTEAYFGAFSEDASFVFHTCEQPLLSRAAYRELWESWQREGFEVLACTSSNQFVSLQGDVAIFIHDVSTRLRIQGSESLSLERETIVFRQQPQAGRWLACHEHLSAMPEPRPST, from the coding sequence ATGAGCACCCAGCAAGTGCTCGAGGCTGCCCGCCAACTGGTGGCCGCCTTCGTCAGCAATGACACCGAAGCCTACTTCGGGGCATTCAGCGAAGACGCCAGCTTCGTTTTCCATACCTGCGAACAGCCGCTGCTCTCGCGCGCGGCTTATCGAGAGCTGTGGGAAAGCTGGCAACGCGAGGGTTTCGAAGTGCTCGCCTGCACCTCGAGCAATCAATTTGTCAGCTTGCAGGGCGATGTCGCGATTTTTATCCACGACGTCAGCACCCGGCTACGCATTCAGGGCAGCGAAAGCCTGAGTCTGGAGCGCGAGACCATCGTCTTTCGCCAGCAACCGCAAGCAGGCCGCTGGCTGGCCTGTCACGAACACTTGTCGGCGATGCCGGAGCCACGGCCATCGACCTGA
- a CDS encoding purine-cytosine permease family protein: MNNKNNEQAITHIETFGVEQIPDTERNAKPIDLFRLIFGGANTFATAVLGSFPVLFGLSFQAGVWAILLGVLVGSIILAPMGLFGPLNGTNNAVSSGAHFGVHGRIVGSFLSLLTAIAFFSLSVWSSGDALVGGAKRLFGLPETDLSLGLAYGLFAILVLTVCIYGFRFMLWVNKIAVWAASLLFLLGTFAFAGPFDASFAGSVNLGAEGFWAAFIGATLLAMSNPVSFGAFLGDWSRYIPRSTPKSRIMLAVVAAQIATLIPFFFGLVTATIVAANAPDYIAANNYVGGLLAVSPAWFFLPVCLIAVIGGMSTGTTALYGTGLDMSSVFPRVLSRVKATLLIGVLSIAFIFIGRFAFNLVQSVSTFAVLIITCTSPWMVIMILGLIIRRGFYCPDDLQVFTRGETGGRYWFTHGWNWRGMGAWIPSAMLGLCFVNLPGQFVGPLGDLAGGIDISLPVTLGLASLLYLVLLNMFPESADVYATQGPRWVRSRKASKQLTSKSSPEAA; encoded by the coding sequence ATGAATAACAAAAACAATGAGCAAGCCATCACCCACATCGAAACCTTCGGCGTCGAACAGATTCCCGACACCGAACGCAACGCCAAACCGATCGATCTGTTTCGCCTGATCTTCGGCGGCGCCAACACCTTCGCCACTGCCGTGCTCGGCAGTTTCCCGGTACTCTTTGGCCTTTCGTTCCAGGCCGGAGTCTGGGCGATCCTGCTCGGCGTACTGGTCGGTTCGATCATCCTCGCGCCGATGGGCCTGTTCGGCCCGCTCAACGGCACCAACAACGCGGTCTCTTCCGGTGCGCACTTCGGCGTGCACGGGCGGATCGTCGGCTCCTTCCTGTCGCTACTCACCGCCATCGCCTTCTTCTCGCTGTCGGTGTGGAGCTCGGGTGATGCCCTGGTCGGTGGCGCCAAGCGCCTGTTCGGCCTGCCGGAAACCGACCTCAGCCTCGGCCTGGCTTACGGCTTGTTCGCCATTCTGGTGCTGACCGTGTGCATCTACGGTTTCCGCTTCATGCTCTGGGTCAACAAGATCGCGGTGTGGGCCGCCAGCCTGCTGTTCCTGCTCGGCACTTTCGCCTTCGCCGGGCCGTTCGACGCCAGCTTCGCCGGTAGCGTGAACCTGGGTGCCGAAGGCTTCTGGGCTGCCTTTATTGGCGCCACCCTGCTGGCGATGAGCAACCCGGTATCGTTCGGCGCGTTCCTCGGTGACTGGTCGCGCTACATCCCGCGGTCCACACCGAAAAGCCGGATCATGCTGGCCGTGGTCGCGGCACAGATCGCCACTCTGATCCCGTTCTTCTTCGGCCTGGTTACCGCCACCATCGTTGCGGCGAATGCACCGGACTACATCGCCGCGAACAACTATGTCGGCGGCCTGCTCGCCGTGTCGCCGGCCTGGTTCTTCCTGCCGGTGTGCCTGATCGCAGTGATCGGCGGCATGTCCACCGGCACCACCGCGCTGTATGGCACCGGCCTGGACATGTCCAGCGTATTTCCACGCGTCCTCAGCCGGGTCAAGGCCACGCTGCTGATCGGCGTGCTGTCGATCGCCTTCATCTTCATTGGCCGCTTCGCCTTCAACCTGGTGCAGAGCGTGTCGACCTTCGCCGTGCTAATCATCACCTGCACCAGCCCTTGGATGGTGATCATGATCCTCGGCCTGATCATTCGCCGCGGCTTCTACTGCCCGGATGATCTGCAAGTCTTCACCCGCGGTGAAACCGGCGGCCGCTACTGGTTCACCCACGGCTGGAACTGGCGCGGCATGGGTGCCTGGATTCCCAGCGCAATGCTCGGCCTGTGCTTCGTCAACCTGCCGGGGCAGTTCGTTGGCCCGCTGGGTGACCTGGCCGGCGGTATCGATATCAGCCTGCCCGTCACCCTCGGTCTGGCGTCCCTGCTTTACCTGGTGCTGCTGAACATGTTCCCGGAATCCGCCGACGTGTACGCAACCCAAGGGCCGCGCTGGGTCCGCAGCCGCAAGGCCAGCAAGCAACTAACCTCCAAAAGCTCCCCTGAAGCTGCATAA
- a CDS encoding ABC transporter substrate-binding protein, whose product MRTRPTHLVALLGLLATALCPTLQAAESKPSFISSGSFQVCSDPTFPPLEFFEKSGDREPSGFDADLIRALAKHWGVQARFIVTEFTGLLPGLESKRCDVVISGTLITPERTQKLNAVPYLASATIVFGGGKSDLKLNTLDDLSGKVVAVQSGTRYVAIMEKLNAQLTAAGKTPATLQTYPKGSDVAQQVLVGRAAAGLSQDTEIAYRELQTPGQFKTLYSFPEKDIFGAYMLPNPADKQAVQDAVNALRADGTLKTISEKWKLDPANVEVTGQ is encoded by the coding sequence ATGCGCACACGTCCGACTCACCTGGTTGCCCTGCTGGGCCTGCTCGCCACAGCGCTATGCCCGACGCTGCAGGCTGCTGAAAGCAAACCGTCTTTCATCAGTTCCGGCAGCTTCCAGGTCTGCTCCGATCCGACCTTCCCGCCGCTGGAGTTCTTCGAGAAATCCGGCGACCGCGAGCCCAGCGGCTTCGATGCCGACCTGATCCGCGCCCTGGCCAAACACTGGGGGGTGCAAGCCCGCTTCATCGTCACCGAGTTCACCGGCCTGTTGCCGGGCCTGGAGTCCAAGCGTTGCGATGTGGTGATCAGCGGTACCTTGATCACCCCCGAGCGCACCCAGAAGCTCAACGCCGTGCCCTATCTGGCCAGCGCCACCATCGTCTTCGGCGGTGGTAAGAGCGACCTCAAGCTGAACACGCTGGATGATCTTTCCGGCAAGGTCGTCGCGGTGCAGTCCGGCACCCGTTATGTGGCGATCATGGAGAAGCTCAACGCGCAGCTGACAGCCGCCGGCAAGACTCCGGCAACCCTGCAGACCTACCCCAAGGGCAGCGACGTGGCCCAGCAGGTACTGGTTGGCCGTGCCGCCGCCGGGCTGTCCCAGGACACCGAAATCGCCTACCGCGAACTGCAGACTCCAGGTCAGTTCAAGACCCTCTACAGCTTCCCGGAAAAGGATATTTTCGGTGCCTATATGCTGCCGAACCCAGCAGACAAGCAGGCCGTCCAGGACGCCGTGAACGCGCTCAGGGCTGACGGCACGCTGAAGACCATCAGCGAGAAGTGGAAGCTCGATCCGGCCAACGTGGAAGTCACTGGGCAGTGA
- a CDS encoding amino acid ABC transporter permease, producing MHFDVAVFWDALTSYPFFKGACITLVLALLAHSVGIALSVPAALALDGPNNPARMLLRGILSVFRGAPTLLQLLFVWNALPQFFPIFREAWFTPFFAAWIALSLNEAAYQVEINRGALKALDKGQYAAGHALGLSRWQIFRYITLPQAARIAIPPTANEFITLLKITSLASVISLQELMAVTSQTVSTTFQFSEYYAVALVYYLVMVYTLTWLQHRLERRLSWDQVSSGAKSVGLLQRTLARMRRI from the coding sequence ATGCACTTCGATGTAGCCGTCTTCTGGGACGCCCTGACGTCCTACCCGTTCTTCAAGGGCGCCTGCATCACTCTGGTGCTGGCACTGCTCGCGCACTCGGTCGGCATCGCCCTGTCAGTGCCTGCCGCACTGGCGCTGGATGGCCCGAACAACCCGGCGCGCATGCTGCTGCGTGGCATCCTCAGCGTATTCCGTGGCGCCCCCACCCTGCTGCAGTTGCTGTTCGTCTGGAATGCCCTGCCGCAATTCTTCCCGATTTTCCGCGAGGCTTGGTTCACCCCGTTCTTCGCCGCCTGGATCGCCTTGAGCTTGAACGAAGCGGCCTATCAGGTGGAGATCAACCGGGGTGCGCTGAAAGCCTTGGACAAGGGCCAGTACGCCGCCGGTCACGCGCTCGGCCTGTCGCGCTGGCAGATCTTCCGCTACATCACCCTGCCGCAAGCGGCGCGCATCGCTATTCCGCCGACCGCCAACGAGTTCATAACCCTGCTCAAGATCACCTCGCTGGCCTCGGTGATTTCCCTGCAGGAACTGATGGCGGTGACCTCACAAACGGTCTCCACCACCTTCCAGTTCTCCGAGTACTACGCGGTGGCGCTGGTCTACTACCTCGTCATGGTCTACACGCTGACCTGGCTGCAACACCGCCTGGAACGCCGTCTTTCCTGGGATCAAGTGAGCAGCGGTGCGAAGAGCGTCGGCCTGCTGCAACGCACCCTCGCCCGTATGCGGCGCATCTGA
- a CDS encoding amino acid ABC transporter ATP-binding protein, whose protein sequence is MNEIIRLENVGKRYDDFQVLQGINLSVSQGEKIVICGPSGSGKSTLIRCINRLSPHDTGTITVENQDVSSKHGSANVRREVGMVFQNFNLFPHLTVLENCTLAPMKVRGLSRAAAEEQALRYLNRVHIGSQAHKKPGQLSGGQQQRVAIARALCMNPKVMLFDEPTSALDPEMVGEVLDVMTELALEGMTMLCVTHEMGFARKVADRVVFMDAGQIVETATPAEFFDHPKHARTRAFLSQISH, encoded by the coding sequence ATGAACGAAATCATCCGTCTGGAAAACGTCGGCAAACGCTATGACGACTTTCAAGTGCTGCAAGGCATCAACCTCTCGGTCAGCCAGGGCGAAAAGATCGTCATCTGCGGTCCATCCGGCTCCGGCAAATCGACCCTGATCCGCTGCATCAACCGTCTGTCTCCGCACGATACCGGCACCATCACCGTGGAAAACCAGGATGTCTCCAGCAAGCACGGCAGCGCCAATGTGCGCCGTGAGGTCGGCATGGTGTTCCAGAACTTCAACCTGTTCCCGCACCTGACGGTGCTGGAGAACTGCACCCTGGCGCCGATGAAAGTCCGCGGCCTATCCCGCGCTGCGGCCGAGGAGCAGGCCCTGCGTTACCTGAACCGCGTGCATATCGGCTCCCAGGCGCACAAGAAACCCGGCCAACTCTCCGGTGGCCAACAGCAACGCGTGGCCATCGCCCGGGCGCTGTGCATGAACCCGAAAGTGATGCTGTTCGACGAACCCACCTCGGCGCTCGACCCGGAAATGGTCGGCGAGGTCCTCGATGTGATGACCGAACTGGCCCTGGAGGGCATGACCATGCTCTGCGTCACCCACGAGATGGGGTTCGCCCGCAAGGTTGCCGACCGCGTGGTGTTCATGGATGCCGGCCAAATCGTCGAGACCGCCACCCCGGCCGAGTTCTTCGACCATCCGAAACATGCGCGCACCCGCGCCTTTCTCTCACAGATCAGCCACTGA
- a CDS encoding class II aldolase/adducin family protein gives MHTPTEATLRRDLAAAYRLAALFGWDDTLYTHFSVRLPGHEPRFLINPFGLLFEEVRASDLIVVDMHGRVLDGNADYNVAGFTIHSAMHMAREDAHCVIHTHTLAGMAVAAADAGLAQLNQISAEFYQRVGYHDYEGIALDLGERERLVASLGDNIALILRHHGLLSVGASVADAFYVMYYLNKSCEIQLSAAALQGVREMPGKLSQHACEQFQGAEWQRQLLWEAWLRKLERLDPDYKN, from the coding sequence ATGCACACACCGACCGAAGCCACCCTGCGCCGCGACCTGGCCGCAGCCTACCGCCTGGCCGCCCTTTTCGGCTGGGACGACACCCTGTACACGCATTTCTCGGTACGTTTGCCTGGCCATGAGCCACGCTTTTTGATCAATCCATTTGGCCTGTTGTTCGAAGAAGTGCGCGCCAGCGACCTGATCGTCGTCGACATGCACGGCCGGGTGCTCGACGGTAATGCGGACTACAACGTCGCCGGCTTCACCATCCACAGCGCGATGCACATGGCGCGTGAGGATGCGCACTGCGTGATCCACACCCACACGCTCGCCGGCATGGCGGTGGCCGCGGCGGACGCTGGCCTGGCGCAGTTGAACCAGATCAGTGCCGAGTTCTATCAGCGGGTCGGTTACCACGACTACGAAGGCATTGCCCTCGACCTCGGCGAGCGCGAACGCCTGGTCGCCTCGCTCGGCGACAACATCGCACTGATCCTGCGCCATCACGGCCTGCTCAGCGTCGGCGCCAGCGTCGCCGATGCCTTCTACGTCATGTACTACCTGAACAAGTCCTGCGAGATCCAACTGAGCGCCGCAGCGCTGCAAGGCGTGCGGGAAATGCCGGGCAAACTCAGCCAGCACGCCTGCGAGCAATTCCAGGGCGCAGAGTGGCAACGCCAACTGCTCTGGGAAGCCTGGCTACGCAAGCTCGAGCGCCTCGACCCGGATTATAAAAACTGA
- a CDS encoding sodium:solute symporter encodes MALDIFVVLLYVAGMLALGWYGMRRAKTHEDFVVAGRNLGPAFYMGTMAATVLGGACTVGTVRLGYVHGISGFWLCAALGFGIIALNLFLAKPLLKLKIFTVTQVLERRYNSMARQASAVIMLVYALMIGVTSTLAMVTVLQVLFDLPFWACLLLGGGVVVVYSTIGGMWSLTLTDIVQFIIKTVGLMFILLPICLYRVGGWDELVAKLPAASFSFTAIGWDTIITYFLIYFFGILIGQDIWQRVFTARSEKVAKYAGTAAGIYCVLYGLVGALIGMAAKVLLPDLDNVNNAFAAIVQSTLPDGIRGLVIAAALAAMMSTASAGLLAAATTVTEDLLPKLRGGKQSSLNVMRLFTLLTGIVVLAIAMVVSDVLSALTLAYNLLVGSMLIPLMGAIFWKRANTAGAIASMATGSLTALFFMFKDGLDANTPIYYSLAVGLVSFVLVSLLSPRQAAAPSVA; translated from the coding sequence ATGGCTTTGGATATTTTTGTAGTACTGCTCTATGTAGCCGGCATGCTGGCGCTCGGCTGGTACGGTATGCGCCGCGCCAAGACCCACGAAGACTTTGTGGTGGCAGGGCGCAACCTCGGCCCGGCCTTCTACATGGGCACCATGGCGGCAACCGTACTCGGCGGAGCCTGCACCGTAGGCACCGTGCGCCTGGGCTATGTCCACGGCATTTCCGGCTTCTGGCTGTGCGCCGCGCTGGGCTTCGGCATCATCGCGCTCAACCTGTTCCTGGCCAAACCGCTGTTGAAGCTGAAAATCTTCACCGTTACCCAGGTGCTGGAACGCCGCTACAACTCGATGGCCCGCCAGGCCAGCGCGGTGATCATGCTGGTTTACGCATTGATGATTGGCGTGACCTCGACCCTGGCCATGGTGACCGTGCTGCAAGTGCTGTTCGACCTGCCGTTCTGGGCTTGTCTGCTGCTCGGCGGCGGTGTCGTGGTGGTGTATTCGACCATCGGCGGCATGTGGTCGCTGACCCTGACCGACATCGTCCAGTTCATCATCAAGACCGTTGGTTTGATGTTCATCCTGCTGCCCATCTGCCTGTACCGCGTCGGCGGTTGGGACGAACTGGTGGCCAAGCTGCCGGCTGCAAGCTTCAGCTTCACCGCCATCGGCTGGGATACCATCATCACTTACTTCCTGATCTACTTCTTCGGCATCCTCATCGGCCAGGACATCTGGCAGCGCGTGTTCACCGCGCGTAGCGAGAAGGTCGCCAAATATGCAGGCACCGCCGCCGGCATTTACTGCGTGCTCTACGGCCTGGTCGGTGCGCTGATCGGCATGGCCGCCAAGGTACTGCTGCCGGATCTGGACAACGTCAACAATGCCTTCGCCGCCATCGTTCAATCCACACTGCCTGACGGCATCCGTGGCCTGGTGATCGCCGCCGCACTGGCCGCGATGATGTCCACCGCCAGCGCCGGCCTGCTCGCCGCTGCCACCACAGTGACCGAAGACCTGCTGCCAAAACTGCGTGGTGGTAAACAGTCCAGCCTCAACGTCATGCGTCTGTTCACCCTGCTCACCGGCATCGTGGTGCTGGCTATCGCCATGGTCGTCAGCGACGTGCTCAGCGCCCTGACCCTGGCCTACAACCTGCTGGTCGGCAGCATGCTGATCCCGCTGATGGGCGCAATTTTCTGGAAGCGCGCCAACACCGCCGGCGCCATCGCCAGCATGGCCACAGGCAGCCTGACTGCCCTGTTCTTCATGTTCAAAGACGGTCTCGATGCCAACACACCGATCTACTACAGCCTGGCTGTCGGCCTGGTCAGCTTCGTGCTGGTCAGCCTGCTCTCGCCGCGCCAAGCGGCCGCCCCCAGCGTTGCCTAA